Proteins co-encoded in one Hypanus sabinus isolate sHypSab1 chromosome 6, sHypSab1.hap1, whole genome shotgun sequence genomic window:
- the LOC132395708 gene encoding ferritin heavy chain B-like: MASQVCQNFHQECEDAINRQINMELYSSYVYLSMSFYFDRDDISLHHFSKFFRKQSYEEQQHAEKWMEFQNLRGGRIVLEDIKKPEQDDWTNALEAMQRALQMEKDVNLSLLDLHKLSTQHGDPHLCDFLERNYLDEQVKMIKKLGDYVTNLRRLGAPENGLGVYLFDRLSLEEKD, from the coding sequence ATGGCTTCCCAAGTTTGTCAGAACTTCCACCAGGAATGTGAAGATGCAATCAACAGGCAGATTAACATGGAGCTCTATTCCTCCTATGTTTATCTCTCCATGTCCTTTTACTTTGACCGGGATGACATTAGCCTACATCACTTCTCCAAGTTCTTCAGGAAGCAGTCCTATGAGGAACAGCAGCATGCCGAGAAATGGATGGAATTCCAGAATCTGCGAGGAGGCCGGATCGTGCTAGAGGACATCAAGAAGCCAGAGCAGGATGACTGGACCAATGCTCTGGAAGCGATGCAGAGAGCCCTGCAGATGGAGAAGGACGTGAACCTGAGTCTCCTGGATCTGCACAAGCTTTCCACTCAGCATGGTGACCCTCATCTATGTGATTTCCTGGAGAGGAACTATCTGGATGAGCAAGTGAAGATGATCAAGAAGCTTGGAGATTACGTCACCAACCTGAGGAGACTGGGCGCCCCCGAGAATGGCCTGGGAGTGTACCTGTTTGACAGACTGTCCCTGGAGGAGAAGGATTAG